The Lactuca sativa cultivar Salinas chromosome 2, Lsat_Salinas_v11, whole genome shotgun sequence genome includes the window atttcttctggaacaaattgatttattaaagagagaagttgaggaccAGAAATACGAAGGATATACCCTTAGGAAAGGTCAGAAACCTCTGAAAGCTcaattagaagccaaaatcaaggatttccgaaagcttcaagaagattacagcaataaatgtgaaaattatgattacatTAAGGAAAAatttgctgctgtaactgaagaacttgacactttgaaaattaagtgtggaaaaacaaatattagtttcaaaaattatactgtgtCAAGTCAGAcaatcgagtccttatttgaaacccaattaaaattcaaagataatcaaaacaagggtttagggtatgatagtgttcctccccctttcaatcataactatataTCCATACCTTTGACTCAGGAAGAGATTGACCGAGAACGATTTATGGTATACGGTAAACCAGTTGTTGAACAGGAAACTAAGGGTGTTGAGCTGaacgatactaatgcttctacttcttgtgcaggcaaAGTAATAGAGGATGAGAATAAGGAGAGTTCTACTGAACAAACAAACaaccccttgaactctaaatctgttgcttctaatcaacctgccgttggtaaatacaggccaccatttcaagctaaacagagtgcctgttgcaactgtgcgtatgggaaaagcaagagacaaggcaaagatacgccaccaggggcaggaagaaataacttcacagtgaagaaaaagatttgttttcactgtggaacacctggacatattgccagaaattgtccaagcgcatatgttccctactatgcataAGGCTGGCATAACgagccaagagggagatactccaaaagaaatcCCTTAAGGTCACATTTAGACAATAGCGACTGGAATGCGTAGAAGgtcaagaatcaaacccacaaggccaagaattcgAATCCCAAGGGCATGGAggaaatgtcggccaagaagtccaaATCAAGAGATGCTCCAGCGAAACAAAgaccggctaggtcaaagtcatctcaacgtccgacttcaagttccaaatcaagtgccgatgcacccatcggatcgaacaagaaatgggttaaactcgaatatagatgggtaccaaaggtgaaaactcccaaatcttctaatgactctaatatttcatcgtcttctgtttgtgataagcaggatatgtcatgggagagagtatcttgcgttgatgacaaaggtcgaccaagttttagaatggactgggttccaaagaccaactgatcccgctctgtgtcggagcagctatggaggtatatcatcagacttcggtttgttgatactggctgctcctggcatatgattggggacatctctcaactgtacaacactcagaacattatttgagagtatgtgtcctttacgggaagggaagaaaggaagggatcactcatggggttagtgcttaatgacatgaagaattttcggatctgttatgagattatgcgtgctgttctcagagcttctggatgcagattcaaacggtgaattacggtttgtgttttcttctctatactcctgagtttttcttaagttgattcgctttaaagactaatttttttaggatagtttaaatttgcgcatttactttcgtttctctcctatgcacaaatttaaggggagaaataaataaaaaaaacgaaaacaaaaattagaaaatttaaagaaaaaatccaaaaacattagaaaatcagaaaataaaaatatatatatatatatatatatatatatatatatatatatatatatatatatatatatatgttggttatggaatgtgcttgagggagatgtgttgggaaatgaaattagcaagtgataacgggcaatctgaatttgcgtaacgtacctaagttgaattgtctacgctctgtgctcgatgcgctggtaggcacgaaaaattttaaatggacttgactagggaaagttgaacctaatgaatttaaggacttgacaaactttgacctagttaggcCCGTTTAACCTGACATCACGACGCTCGAATAGGttaagcagggagatatacatgggaatctactggtcacattaaataacccgtatctagaactgtggattcacttttcctcgatgtgcggattttgtccttaatttcggttggatggggtgactggtaaattccgatgaattaggtctgtagaaattttttttctttctctctgtctgtcagtcatatgttgcttcctctgcgtgatcgggagATCCgacttggactgtaacatatgcaactctatttctctacaaataatattaatgaaattcttcttatctgttagccatatgctgtctcctttgcgtgacatCTAATCCGAcatggtacacaacatatgcaaccttctacctctcaatccctctaaaactataaGCAATAACaatctgaatctatcttctctcctaatgattgtctgctcacctgatataaggagtactctggaagtccttgatggctggggcatattaagaagcgggaaacacgttctagtacaactaaaattgaacacatacaggttgtctgtagatctcgttgctcaatttaggtggacaacaatatctttggtcgtcgtcagctgaatggtccttaaggaatattatctaggaacttaggatcacattgtcttgtcacttatagtatatcctaattttgtcacaatctctcatgtttaagtggaccacaataccggcgattgaccagatctattcatgaagggagaggtactgataaacggataaaggatgtctaaaaactttgatcccaaaaaactcttaaagttagctattatttttgtttttgttaagtttgttcatagtgttcttctaatttaaatattaggggaaaattaaaatttaaaaaaaatcaaacaaaaataaaaaaaaattcaaaatcaaaaatagtgttatttctgttttactttttgttctaagttttcttttagtcttgttttgtcttgaaaagtgatttcaggtgaagatgaaactcatggagtttgtgttgaagatttctgtgccaaagcctcgtccgtgagcatcgaagaattctcattcgaaggagcaagaaatgaaaattattctttcaacatttaatccttcaaccccagaagcaaggttaagttgaaattgaagattatgtgacggattgcattgaagcctcctcgattagtctgctgctatcttaaacctgctgaagtgatctagaagatttgttctctctgatgttctctctgaagattctcaagctgaaagcgtcatctttcaagaatcagtacatcaagcatcctcacccaatgtgcattcaattccaaatcttgaagaaaagctcaagggctcaagatgaagtcattcatggaagattcatatgttcatcctgatgttgtgaagaaatcgaaggttaaagttTAAGTcgagctcccattgaagattgacaagaagagccagctactttttagggggagcttgttgggtcaattaagaaaagaaagctataaaccaagggggagattgttgggtcaaaaatatgatttatactttacttttctagaaaaatgtatttttgtgtcttggacggtaaacaatttggtgtttacggccgtaaggtgtttacggatgtgtttacggccgtaaacccatttacgacccatgtccaccaagcccatgctccccttgtataaatataggtgttaagGTGTGAGGAACTGATTGATGAATGTGAGAAGAGAGaactagagagcattttgtgtgtgtgaatcttttgtattcggattttcattctaatcaattcatacatagattcatcatattcttctcttctattttatctgacatcatccgtttgattgggattccacaccatcaagcagatttgattgatacacaggcagattagggacttacaattttgtattgattcgatataaaatttttatatttaattttataaaattatttagttttatcaaaatttgaatatATTCCATAATAAgatgtaaacttttcaaagtaaaataaaaaaatgtctgTTAGCTAATACTCAACGGTAAAGACCATTTGTATGCATGGTTTGCTCTGTATGCAACATCTCAGGGAAAATAGTTTCGTAAAGATAATTTCAGAGAAAAAATGTGAAGCTAAAGGACCATTAGTGAAATTGTCCCTATGGTTTATCAAAATTTcgtgtttggtccctatcttTTGTTTTGCACTCAGACGATCCCTAAGTTTTAATTTTGTTACGTTGTAAGTCAATACCTAATAATAAATAACTATAATGCTCTTAATATCTTGTTTTCAAtttgtttctttatttttttaattaaaaattgatTTATTGTTAAAGGATACACCTAATACCCTGTAAGAATATTTGGGTATAGAAAGGCTTGGAAATTCTATGAATTGTGGTTTTAGTTTCATATTAAAGTATTTAGATGGTACTCCCaatctttaatcggataagaATTAGAATTGAGAGCAAGAATAGAAAATATGGTTGTTTATGAATTTCATGAATGTTATTGTACTAGGAAAATGATGACCAAAATGATTAAGTAGTTCATTTGTCTGAAATATGTCAAGACAATTTTCTTTGTCCAAATAACTACTCCAACTGTCAAAACCAATAACAATCACTAAAACCGAATCATTGATAAAGAGCAAAATGAAGTCAAAAAATAGGTTCATTTACAGAAAATTTAGATTTCtaaggggctctgccccttggaccccgctcccaggggcgctgcccccgaacCCCCTttcgtttaggggcttcgcccctaaatgacaacCTACTTTTGAATCttgaataaacttaaacaagtgcGCATTctgcaccttccttacttgtttaatattcatcaagattgaattttggtcaacaagttaatccattacacttaaatacacattgaTGATACAAAATCACAAACAAACCCTACAGCCGATCCTCCTCATATCCTTTCTCATTCCAATTCATCTTCCATTGATGAACACCATAACAACCATCTACCATTGAAGAACACCACTATTCGTCATGAGAAGCTTCATCATCGAAACAAGAAATCATCACCACCAACCTTTTTCTCCTTCACATTATAGACCTAAGTTTTCTCCTTCTCCAAAATTCAGAACCATCAACCCCTCACCAAACACTTCGTCTCCTTCATTTTTCAAGAAACCTACACCGACAACCCTCATCCTCTAAACCCTTTATCCCTACCCATTGATGCAACCATTTCACATAACTACACTGTTGATGCTAGCATCTCATACAATCATCTTTGCTAGGCGATACGAAAGATCGGCGAAGCCAAATCGTCATTGGAGCATGATGTAGGTCCAAGGTCCTAACCCACTTCAAGCATTGTCATATTAACCTCACAACCCACCTCATCATCAATTGATCTCATCACTTTTCCAGTTTGTATAAAACCAAGGATTTTCCCCAATTCTGTTTCTACTCGTTACACAAATGAAATTAGATTTAGTGTTTGTGTTTTTTTGTAGGTTTAAGCATCAGTTTTTTTTGTAGCTTTGAACATCCATGGGAATCAGGGTTCGTAGAAGACTTGTTAGGTTTTTCCCCCGCCATGAAATCTAAATACTCTCTTCCCTATTCATTATTGTTGGTATTTGGGGTTTTGCTTGGGGTTTTTGTGATGATGAATTCGAAATATGTTCTATGTCAGGTTAAAGAAAATAATTAGAGCAACAGATCCGTGATTATTTTGATTTCACCAATTTTAGGATATTTTTGTTTGGATTTAATTTTGATTTCATAATTAAATTTGTTTTTGGTTTCATTTGATTTGGTTGTCGGTGGTGTTCCCAGAGGTGACTATGGTGTTCACTAGAGTTTTGGTGTTCACCAGAATTAAAGGTGACAGTGGCTAGTCGTGGCTGGAGGTCATCGGTGGTGGTTTCCGACGGCTAGTAGGTTTCCTATTGTGGTAGGTAATGGTGGGCATTAGCAAGTCGTGGTGATGGTGGGAcctatatatattaatatatttttttaattaataaataataacaaaataatataaaaacaaaaatataaagggTAATATAGTCTTTTTATATCTACGGGTGACAAAAAAAAGCAACAAAAGCAAACATTAAGGATGGTCTGAGTGCAAaacaaaagttagggaccaaacatgaaaTTTTGTTAAACGACAAGGACAATTTCAATAATTTATTCTAATCCATTTAATATAAATGCATAGCCTAAAAATGTTAACATCAAAACAAGTGTTAAAATCAAAAGGTAGAATTAATAATGGATTACACATGACattattatatatgaataaaagatgagtagaaataaaaaaaaattttaatttaatttctcAAATTATATGCATGCAAAAACTCATTTTTCGATTCCCAACCATTTTAGGAGTATTCTTCACCTAACCCCATGATCACCAATAGACAATAAGGCTCAACGAAGTGGTTTTCAGTGAGGCTAGGAAAATCTGAGGTGGACTCGACGAACACTGCACAACTACCTCGATAAGCTCGACTCGACTTCGATACTCAGCGAGATTGTACCAAGTTTGAATGCATATCTTCTACCGATGAGCAATgactcttttcttttattttattttttcaaataccTAACATTCATTCATTTACCATATCAAAACCTTCTTCTATACTCTCTCTAAAAatgtcatcttcatcttcttcattatcGAGCATGTCTGATGTGTTGTTTGGATCAACCATATATGTCATTCAAGAGGCTGAGCAGAAGATAGAAAAACGACATCAACAAAATGTTGATAATACATATCGAAAAAAAAGAAGGTCAATACCAAGGAATCGTGAATCGGCTCACCAACGCTTCATGCAAGATTATTTTGTAGAAAACACGATTTTTCAAGGATATTATTTTCGTTGGTGGTTCCATATGCACAAACATTTGTTTTTGCTTATCGTTAACGCCGTCACGACAACGTGTCCATATTTTCAACAACGACCAGATGCTTGATGTACAATTGATTATACTCTTTTACAAAAATGCGCACTTCGTCAATTAGCGTATGTCACTTCCCCCGATGCACTAGATGAGAATCTTAGGATGTCTGGACGTACTGCATGACAAATCCTTCACAAATTCTGTAAGTATGTCATGAGATTGTATGATCTACAATATTTATGCAAACCTACTTGTAGTGACGTCCAACAATTTTATGCTTATTATTCGAATGTGCATGGCTTCTCTGGGATGTTAGGAAGCCTAGATTGCCTCCACTGAGAATGGGGAAATTTCCTGAATGTACATCAAGGACAATACACCCGAGGCGATCATGATTATCCAACTATCATACTTGAAGCGGTGACATCACAAGCTTTGTGGATATGACATGCATTCTTTTGTTCTGTTGGTTCCTCAATGATATAAATGTTCTTAACATGTCTCTGTCATTCAACGACATGTATAATGAGACTGCAACAGATTCTTCGTTTAATGTGCGTGGAACATCATATAGGTACGGGTATTATCTTCTGGAAGAGCTCTATCTGGAGCATGCTTGTTTTGTGAAGTCATGGTATTGTCCGAATGATCGAAAAAAGTTGAAGTTTAAGAAAGCTCAAGAGAAACAGTGGAAGGATGTGAAGCGAGTGTTTAGTGCTCTTACAAATGTTGACATACACTTTAATACCCTATATTTTTTGTTGAAGAAAATGAGTGAGGTAATGTATACTTGcatcatattgcataatatgattctCGAAGATGAGGAAAATGCAATATGTGAGTATAATGAAAACAAGACCGTACCACCAATACAAACTTTTGAGGTTGGAAACGAGGAATATTTGGCGAGTAGGGCAATAATTTATGACTTTGAGACCCATCATGTTCTTCGTAGAAACTTGACGGAACATATTTGGATCGTTAACCACATCGATCTTAATGTAGAACCGGTCGATGATTTAAACAGTTAACTTTCTGATAAATTCTATGTCTTTGTTTTTTTGGTTTATTAGTTGTCATTTTCTTTGTAGTTAATGAAATTTTAGTTTTCAAATAAGCTgcttaaattgattatttttaatataaattaattttagaaaaaaatagCACAACAAGCGTGTCAATTCACATCTTGTACATTGTAAAATTTTGATGCAATGTGACAAATCTATGGTTGTGTCTACCTGTGGTAAGCGTGACACCTCTCTTTCCAATCTAAGTgaaaacaagaaaataataaacaaaCATAACCAGATCTTTTAATTACCATTAATGAACTGAATGACATATATGTATATGtttgtgtatatatgtatatatggatTAAATGATATCATAATGTGTGTTGAACACTTGAACGTAGCAAGGTACGTCGTAGCCAAACTTAAAAAAAGAATCATAATCCATTTGATGTAAATGCATACCAGAAAAGTTGTGGTTAGGATATGAATAACAACAAGTGCTCGAAGTGGATAAATCTTGATACCAAAAATTAAGTGTGAAAGAGATTTAATTGTAGGATATAGTAAGGAAAGAGACCCTCATGGTTTTcgtatttagggtttggaccacCATCAATTAAGCACAGCTTATCGATCAGTTGCGACATTCTTCTGTATCCACACatcaaaaacttgtttttttccttcaaaattatatatttctcatatatattaaataaagccAGAAGGGATTGAGTGTGATATACAGATTATACCCTACACGTATGTCTGAAAAATCTGCAGCCTATTTGGTTAATCGTTGCAGAGTGTGTGAGAGTTTTTGTATTTAATTAAACTATATATGGTTTGATAAAAATGATTCACAATTATATAAGCATCTGAAATACCCATTAATAAAGATTAACAAATAAATTTTGTGGACCAAAAATCGAAGATATATATAAATATCAAGTAATTAAAGGTTACACATGAACCAAGtattgtatatatataaaaaaatctaaaacTATAAGAATTGTATGAAAGAGAAATAGCATTAATTAGTTATAGTCTTAACATTCTAAAACCTTAATATTAGTATATACTTCATTCATCAAACTtataatttaaagaaaaaatcGATACTACTCATATGAAGTCTTAAACAGAAGAAAACATATATATAGCAATGCCATGAACTAATATGATCAATGTACATAAATATTAATAATGGAAAAAGTTACATCCATCATATCATACGGAAACAATCCAAAAGGAAAAATGGTTGTTGAATATAATGTCttgttttgttgttgtttttcTCAGTGTTATCTAATATAAACTTTTTGCATCTTTATGTAACTTCATGTCGGGTTGTATAATTGCATTCTTTATGGCATTAATGTTTCCCTTGTGTTTTTTTCCCTTCAAGAATTTGTGATTCATCACCCTCATTGGAAAGCATAGACATATATGACATATGACGAAGTCATATATATAATACCCCAAAATGGCACTTGTAATTATAGGGCATATGCATAGTCGCAGTTATGCACAAAAACTAAGAGCATCAATCAGTGtttgtttataaatgattttctgAAACATGCATGCAAGTGCTAGCTGGTGCTTATACACGTTGCACGAATATGAGTGCAATGCAATGCCAAAATCATCAAGAATTGTTGCTATCATATGATAATGACCTTCATTGTGAATAGTTTACTCTTATTAATTTGCATTAAACAATCTTCTCTATACATATGTACGTAAAAGGCAACATAACTATCAACTCTGATATAATGCAATGACACAACCATTAAGGTGATCTATTATTGATATTCATTTcatatttcaatattaaaaaatgaAGTGTGTCTCATGTTCGAATCtccaaaaattcacttttatggTGGTTTGTTGTTCAAAAGAAAAACTCAATGACATTAATGATAGTGTAAATATGATTGACGACGAATGTAAGAATGCTATATATCATTTctgaatttttattaaaaaaagtaaaaaacaaaCACAAAGTATGTGTTTAGATGATGCATGGAATATGTATATGATAGTCTTTTATTATCTCTCTAGTGCATTTATTTAACATTTATTTATGGTGGCCTAAAattattaaaagttttaaataatTCATTATAACATGGACCCCATGTGTAGACATCCAACGGTAGGATCCGAGTAAAAAACTTACAACTTCAATGCAGATGATGTACACAGTAGAACAgacttatttttcttttcttttaatgagTAGTTATTGAATTATTAAATACCCAAAACAACCCTGCCTGGAATTCTGCAATTTTCTTTTATAGCAGAATGCCGTTCAAGCAAGCAAGCTAGCGTTCACAATCCTCCTCTTTTACTCataaatttattattatcatttattgtaaatttaaattatttgaaatTTAACATATTATAATAATCAAAGATTGATACTTATGATATATCTACACCAACTTTCACTTTGAGCAGTGTAGACGTTACCAAAGCAAAGGCATGTTGTGCAACATGCATTGGCTAGTTGTACACATTGCTTTAAAAGTTGCACACTTAAGAAAGGTATCATAAATTTGCAAACctttttataaatgctttttgtTAACTTTATAAGCAGATTCTATGCCATATGCTTAACCCATACCTTTTATCTATATACGTCTTTTTCATTGTTAAGTTGCACTAAAAGCTTGTAGAGTACAACCTCACAACGCATGCCTCTAGTTTCAGTTTTGTAATAATGTTTGGTTATTAATATACAACCTACTAATGCCACCCTTTTTATTTTCTAATATAGaactaaaattaaatataaagtttagatattattatgaatacaATTATAAAACTTTCCACTGATTTGtatagttcaacttaaacaaataTATCATATTCTAGATTCTAGCTAGATTGACCACAACTATTTTTTGTTCCAAATATCTTAAAACATTTTAACTTCTTTATGATTATTTTAGTGGAAGAAACAAAACTTTGAGCTTGATACTtcaaaaataatttattattaaaaaaaatgtatgtAGAGGGCCCATGTTGAGGGCCCAAAATTTTAATCTTGTTGTGATTCCGTCACTAATCCGTTGCTATCCGATTTTGTTGCTTATCCGTCCATTCTTTTACTTTTCATACATCACACAGGaccataaaataatatttaagtgAATACATGAAGGTGAaagtttattttattatcaacaaaattgtttaaatattattaaaacaCCAACAAAATCTACACAATTTACGGGTAAAAGACAAAATTAGTTGAAGATGAATATGACAGACGAACAACACAAATATGGTGAAAGTTAGAGATAAATCTCACTATCATTACTAAAATTAGTGATATACATATCTTTCCATTAATAGAAAATCATCATACTtttgaataagaagaagaagaagaagcattaTCTGAAACTTCTACTTTCTGGGCACTGttttcatcttcatcatcttcttcttctaattcttcttcttcttccaacgaACAAGATGACAAACAATGGCTTGCAGTTGAACAAGTCCCAGAAGAAGATGCTGATGATGACGTAAATGATAAAGCAGATTCTGGGGATTCGCTACTTGTAATCATCTTCTTGTTATTAT containing:
- the LOC111912143 gene encoding uncharacterized protein LOC111912143, coding for MSLSFNDMYNETATDSSFNVRGTSYRYGYYLLEELYLEHACFVKSWYCPNDRKKLKFKKAQEKQWKDVKRVFSALTNVDIHFNTLYFLLKKMSEVMYTCIILHNMILEDEENAICEYNENKTVPPIQTFEVGNEEYLASRAIIYDFETHHVLRRNLTEHIWIVNHIDLNVEPVDDLNS